From one Bombus affinis isolate iyBomAffi1 chromosome 9, iyBomAffi1.2, whole genome shotgun sequence genomic stretch:
- the LOC126920285 gene encoding uncharacterized protein LOC126920285 has product MRYEGDTRIKVSIALTITLALGHRSRAGVISLEAEALHGQQDPVQHSSLANSYLQFHGPVEGPVFEVKVPYAENHEDSSNNLHGHEQQEHGYEFDYVAHPKYEFSYGVEDHQTGDFHAQKETRDGSSVSGQYSVKEPGGSIRVVSYRADKDGFHAVVHTSGKNDHSADIYVGQGQLPVHDHQTAAQQEQDIQDYVASYTTNEGY; this is encoded by the exons ATGAGATACGAGGGAGACACGAGGATCAAG GTCAGTATCGCCTTGACCATCACGTTGGCGCTCGGCCATCGATCACGAGCCGGCGTGATATCCCTCGAAGCGGAGGCTTTACACGGACAACAGGATCCAGTGCAGCACAGTTCACTGGCCAACTCGTACCTGCAGTTTCACGGGCCCGTCGAGGGGCCAGTGTTTGAGGTGAAAGTACCGTACGCGGAGAATCACGAGGACAGCTCGAACAATTTACACGGACACGAGCAACAGGAACACGGTTACGAGTTTGACTATGTCGCGCATCCGAAGTACGAGTTCTCGTACGGCGTCGAGGATCATCAGACTGGCGATTTCCATGCTCAGAAAGAAACGCGAGAtg GAAGCAGCGTGTCCGGCCAGTACAGCGTGAAGGAACCAGGTGGTAGCATTCGTGTGGTCAGCTACCGCGCCGACAAGGATGGATTTCATGCCGTGGTGCACACTTCCGGCAAGAACGACCACTCGGCTGATATCTACGTCGGTCAAGGCCAGCTTCCAGTTCACGATCACCAAACTGCGGCGCAACAGGAACAAGACATCCAAGATTACGTCGCCTCGTACACCACCAACGAAGGATATTGA